From Macaca mulatta isolate MMU2019108-1 chromosome 3, T2T-MMU8v2.0, whole genome shotgun sequence, the proteins below share one genomic window:
- the ACHE gene encoding acetylcholinesterase isoform X3 yields MNARPGDVMPRPDPGDESPRSPVREPAQTHPRGFQKFPLPPRSAASTRSLARATTLACLLRCPFIPRSVPRHHFCTSATWTPNGTVLGHTPTCLSNHATPVSVVAVDAWPLGLALTSPASSETIRVSKCVRPSVKVGACVCLCLSLHEVVRLRVSVSTGFCPSVCHVGVCSAAAGLWVASVTARLSSVGVWHWNTACPAAMRPPQCPLHTLSLASPLLLLLLWLLGGGVGAEGREDAELLVTVRGGRLRGIRLKTPGGPVSAFLGIPFAEPPTGPRRFLPPEPKQPWSGVVDATTFQSVCYQYVDTLYPGFEGTEMWNPNRELSEDCLYLNVWTPYPRPTSPTPVLVWIYGGGFYSGASSLDVYDGRFLVQAERTVLVSMNYRVGAFGFLALPGSREAPGNVGLLDQRLALQWVQENVAAFGGDPTSVTLFGESAGAASVGMHLLSPPSRGLFHRAVLQSGAPNGPWATVGMGEARRRATQLAHLVGCPPGGTGGNDTELVACLRTRPAQVLVNNEWHVLPQESVFRFSFVPVVDGDFLSDTPEALINAGDFHGLQVLVGVVKDEGSYFLVYGAPGFSKDNESLISRAEFLAGVRVGVPQVSDLAAEAVVLHYTDWLHPEDPARLREALSDVVGDHNVVCPVAQLAGRLAAQGARVYAYVFEHRASTLSWPLWMGVPHGYEIEFIFGIPLDPSRNYTTEEKIFAQRLMRYWANFARTGDPNEPRDPKGPQWPPYTAGAQQYVSLDLRPLEVRRGLRAQACAFWNRFLPKLLSATASEAPSTCPGFTHGEAAPRPGLPLPLLLLHQLLLLLLSHLLRLSPRPLPLRPQGPLL; encoded by the exons ATGAATGCTAGGCCTGGTGATGTCATGCCCCGACCGGACCCTGGTGACGAAAGTCCGAGGTCACCCGTCAGGGAACCAGCGCAGACCCACCCGCGGGGATTCCAGAAGTTTCCACTGCCACCGCGGAGTGCGGCCTCGACCCGCAGCCttgcgcgtgccaccacgctggccTGCCTTCTCAG GTGTCCCTTCATCCCCAGGAGTGTCCCACGTCACCATTTCTGCACCAGTGCCACCTGGACCCCTAACGGGACGGTCCTCGGCCACACTCCCACATGCCTCTCCAACCATGCCACCCCTGTCTCTGTCGTGGCCGTGGATGCATGGCCCCTTGGCCTTGCGCTAACTTCCCCAGCCTCGAGCGAGACCATCAGGGTGTCCAAGTGTGTCCGTCCGTCTGTGAAAGTCGGTGCCTGCGTTTGTCTGTGCCTGTCGCTGCATGAGGTCGTCCGTCTGCGCGTGTCTGTCTCCACGGGCTTCTGTCCGTCTGTCTGTCACGTGGGTGTCTGCTCCGCCGCTGCAGGTCTTTGGGTCGCGTCTGTCACTGCGCGTCTGTCGTCGGTCGGCGTCTGGCACTGGA ACACCGCCTGCCCTGCAGCCATGAGGCCCCCGCAGTGTCCCCTGCACACGCTTTCCCTGGCTTCCCcactccttctcctccttctctggctCCTGGGAGGAGGAGTGGGGGCTGAGGGCCGGGAGGATGCAGAGCTGCTGGTGACTGTGCGTGGGGGCCGGCTGCGGGGCATTCGTCTGAAGACCCCCGGGGGCCCCGTCTCTGCTTTCCTGGGCATCCCCTTTGCGGAGCCACCCACGGGACCTCGTCGCTTTCTGCCACCGGAGCCCAAGCAGCCTTGGTCAGGGGTGGTAGATGCTACAACCTTCCAGAGTGTCTGCTACCAGTATGTGGATACCTTATACCCAGGTTTTGAGGGCACCGAGATGTGGAACCCCAACCGTGAGCTGAGCGAGGACTGCCTCTACCTCAACGTGTGGACACCATACCCCCGGCCTACATCCCCCACCCCTGTTCTCGTCTGGATCTATGGGGGTGGCTTCTACAGTGGGGCCTCCTCCTTAGACGTCTATGATGGCCGCTTCTTGGTACAGGCCGAGAGGACTGTGCTGGTGTCCATGAACTACCGGGTGGGAGCCTTTGGCTTCCTGGCCCTGCCCGGGAGCCGAGAGGCCCCGGGGAATGTGGGTCTCCTGGATCAGAGGCTGGCCCTGCAGTGGGTGCAGGAGAACGTGGCAGCCTTCGGGGGGGACCCGACATCAGTGACGCTGTTTGGGGAGAGTGCGGGTGCTGCCTCAGTGGGCATGCATCTGCTGTCCCCGCCCAGCCGGGGTCTGTTCCACAGGGCCGTGCTGCAAAGCGGTGCCCCCAATGGACCCTGGGCCACGGTGGGCATGGGAGAGGCCCGCCGCAGGGCCACACAGCTGGCCCACCTTGTGGGCTGTCCCCCAGGCGGCACTGGTGGGAATGACACAGAGCTAGTAGCCTGCCTTCGGACACGACCAGCGCAGGTCCTGGTGAACAATGAATGGCATGTGCTGCCTCAAGAAAGCGTCTTCCGGTTCTCCTTCGTACCTGTGGTAGATGGAGACTTCCTCAGTGACACCCCAGAGGCCCTTATCAACGCGGGAGACTTCCACGGCCTGCAG GTGCTGGTGGGTGTGGTGAAGGATGAGGGCTCATATTTTCTGGTTTACGGGGCCCCAGGCTTCAGCAAAGACAACGAGTCTCTCATCAGCCGGGCCGAGTTCCTGGCCGGGGTGCGGGTCGGGGTCCCCCAGGTAAGTGACCTGGCAGCCGAGGCTGTGGTCCTGCATTACACAGACTGGCTGCATCCCGAGGACCCGGCACGCCTGAGGGAGGCCCTGAGCGATGTGGTGGGCGACCACAATGTCGTGTGCCCCGTGGCCCAGCTGGCTGGGCGACTGGCTGCCCAGGGTGCCCGGGTCTACGCCTACGTCTTCGAACACCGTGCCTCCACGCTCTCCTGGCCCCTGTGGATGGGGGTGCCCCACGGCTACGAGATCGAGTTCATCTTTGGGATCCCCCTGGACCCTTCTCGAAACTACACCACGGAGGAGAAAATCTTCGCCCAGCGACTCATGCGATACTGGGCCAACTTCGCCCGCACAGG GGACCCCAATGAGCCCCGAGACCCCAAGGGCCCGCAATGGCCCCCGTACACGGCGGGGGCTCAGCAGTACGTGAGTCTGGACCTGCGGCCGCTGGAGGTGCGGCGGGGGCTGCGCGCCCAGGCCTGCGCCTTCTGGAACCGTTTCCTCCCCAAATTGCTCAGCGCCACCG CCTCGGAGGCTCCCAGCACCTGCCCAGGCTTCACCCATGGGGAGGCTGCTCCGAGGCCCggcctccccctgcccctcctcctcctccaccagcttctcctcctcctcctctcccacctcctgcGGCTGTCACCACGGCCTCTTCCCCTACGGCCACAGGGGCCCCTCCTCTAA
- the ACHE gene encoding acetylcholinesterase isoform X5 translates to MLGLVMSCPDRTLVTKVRGHPSGNQRRPTRGDSRSFHCHRGVRPRPAALRVPPRWPAFSDTACPAAMRPPQCPLHTLSLASPLLLLLLWLLGGGVGAEGREDAELLVTVRGGRLRGIRLKTPGGPVSAFLGIPFAEPPTGPRRFLPPEPKQPWSGVVDATTFQSVCYQYVDTLYPGFEGTEMWNPNRELSEDCLYLNVWTPYPRPTSPTPVLVWIYGGGFYSGASSLDVYDGRFLVQAERTVLVSMNYRVGAFGFLALPGSREAPGNVGLLDQRLALQWVQENVAAFGGDPTSVTLFGESAGAASVGMHLLSPPSRGLFHRAVLQSGAPNGPWATVGMGEARRRATQLAHLVGCPPGGTGGNDTELVACLRTRPAQVLVNNEWHVLPQESVFRFSFVPVVDGDFLSDTPEALINAGDFHGLQVLVGVVKDEGSYFLVYGAPGFSKDNESLISRAEFLAGVRVGVPQVSDLAAEAVVLHYTDWLHPEDPARLREALSDVVGDHNVVCPVAQLAGRLAAQGARVYAYVFEHRASTLSWPLWMGVPHGYEIEFIFGIPLDPSRNYTTEEKIFAQRLMRYWANFARTGDPNEPRDPKGPQWPPYTAGAQQYVSLDLRPLEVRRGLRAQACAFWNRFLPKLLSATASEAPSTCPGFTHGEAAPRPGLPLPLLLLHQLLLLLLSHLLRLSPRPLPLRPQGPLL, encoded by the exons ATGCTAGGCCTGGTGATGTCATGCCCCGACCGGACCCTGGTGACGAAAGTCCGAGGTCACCCGTCAGGGAACCAGCGCAGACCCACCCGCGGGGATTCCAGAAGTTTCCACTGCCACCGCGGAGTGCGGCCTCGACCCGCAGCCttgcgcgtgccaccacgctggccTGCCTTCTCAG ACACCGCCTGCCCTGCAGCCATGAGGCCCCCGCAGTGTCCCCTGCACACGCTTTCCCTGGCTTCCCcactccttctcctccttctctggctCCTGGGAGGAGGAGTGGGGGCTGAGGGCCGGGAGGATGCAGAGCTGCTGGTGACTGTGCGTGGGGGCCGGCTGCGGGGCATTCGTCTGAAGACCCCCGGGGGCCCCGTCTCTGCTTTCCTGGGCATCCCCTTTGCGGAGCCACCCACGGGACCTCGTCGCTTTCTGCCACCGGAGCCCAAGCAGCCTTGGTCAGGGGTGGTAGATGCTACAACCTTCCAGAGTGTCTGCTACCAGTATGTGGATACCTTATACCCAGGTTTTGAGGGCACCGAGATGTGGAACCCCAACCGTGAGCTGAGCGAGGACTGCCTCTACCTCAACGTGTGGACACCATACCCCCGGCCTACATCCCCCACCCCTGTTCTCGTCTGGATCTATGGGGGTGGCTTCTACAGTGGGGCCTCCTCCTTAGACGTCTATGATGGCCGCTTCTTGGTACAGGCCGAGAGGACTGTGCTGGTGTCCATGAACTACCGGGTGGGAGCCTTTGGCTTCCTGGCCCTGCCCGGGAGCCGAGAGGCCCCGGGGAATGTGGGTCTCCTGGATCAGAGGCTGGCCCTGCAGTGGGTGCAGGAGAACGTGGCAGCCTTCGGGGGGGACCCGACATCAGTGACGCTGTTTGGGGAGAGTGCGGGTGCTGCCTCAGTGGGCATGCATCTGCTGTCCCCGCCCAGCCGGGGTCTGTTCCACAGGGCCGTGCTGCAAAGCGGTGCCCCCAATGGACCCTGGGCCACGGTGGGCATGGGAGAGGCCCGCCGCAGGGCCACACAGCTGGCCCACCTTGTGGGCTGTCCCCCAGGCGGCACTGGTGGGAATGACACAGAGCTAGTAGCCTGCCTTCGGACACGACCAGCGCAGGTCCTGGTGAACAATGAATGGCATGTGCTGCCTCAAGAAAGCGTCTTCCGGTTCTCCTTCGTACCTGTGGTAGATGGAGACTTCCTCAGTGACACCCCAGAGGCCCTTATCAACGCGGGAGACTTCCACGGCCTGCAG GTGCTGGTGGGTGTGGTGAAGGATGAGGGCTCATATTTTCTGGTTTACGGGGCCCCAGGCTTCAGCAAAGACAACGAGTCTCTCATCAGCCGGGCCGAGTTCCTGGCCGGGGTGCGGGTCGGGGTCCCCCAGGTAAGTGACCTGGCAGCCGAGGCTGTGGTCCTGCATTACACAGACTGGCTGCATCCCGAGGACCCGGCACGCCTGAGGGAGGCCCTGAGCGATGTGGTGGGCGACCACAATGTCGTGTGCCCCGTGGCCCAGCTGGCTGGGCGACTGGCTGCCCAGGGTGCCCGGGTCTACGCCTACGTCTTCGAACACCGTGCCTCCACGCTCTCCTGGCCCCTGTGGATGGGGGTGCCCCACGGCTACGAGATCGAGTTCATCTTTGGGATCCCCCTGGACCCTTCTCGAAACTACACCACGGAGGAGAAAATCTTCGCCCAGCGACTCATGCGATACTGGGCCAACTTCGCCCGCACAGG GGACCCCAATGAGCCCCGAGACCCCAAGGGCCCGCAATGGCCCCCGTACACGGCGGGGGCTCAGCAGTACGTGAGTCTGGACCTGCGGCCGCTGGAGGTGCGGCGGGGGCTGCGCGCCCAGGCCTGCGCCTTCTGGAACCGTTTCCTCCCCAAATTGCTCAGCGCCACCG CCTCGGAGGCTCCCAGCACCTGCCCAGGCTTCACCCATGGGGAGGCTGCTCCGAGGCCCggcctccccctgcccctcctcctcctccaccagcttctcctcctcctcctctcccacctcctgcGGCTGTCACCACGGCCTCTTCCCCTACGGCCACAGGGGCCCCTCCTCTAA